ATCTCTTTATATTTACCGTGATCTTTAGTACCGACAGGCTTTATATTCAGTATAAGGCATGAGTCGGACCGCGATAGATCCTCGAGGTATGATAGAATTTCGGCCGCGGTTTCTTCCTCATTCTTCTCCGACTTAACATATTTGGAAAATTTCGAGTAGTCCGATTCCAGAGCCTTACGTTCCGCGAGTATGGCCAGATCTTTCTTAAGTGTGACCGCCTTCGACCTCATCTCGAAATTTAAAGCCTGCCATTCCCGCGCGATGGGCTCGAGGATCAACACATAAAGCGCGGATACGATGACTATGAGCACCGTAGCGTATGCTATCGAACTTTCACGCTTGGACATATTTTTTAAGATATGGCGCATATTATCTCGAAGTCGGCCGCATTCAAACTCTGGCCGATCCTTTTATTTGCGTATTTGACTTTGACGTTCTTAAAATACTGCGACTTGCCGAGGACACTCACATATTTGAATACCTCGCTCAAGCTCGAGGCGGCACCCCGGAGAGTAACGCTCTTGCGTTCTTCATACTCTACCATACCGAGCGTTATGCTTTGCGGTGTTATCTTGAAAACCTCGGTAACGAGATCTATCGCGAGCGGACGCTCCGAGAGCTTATCTGTAACGAGTTCTATGTCCTTCGCCATCTTTTTCGCGGCCTTGACGCGCGGAGCTATCTTTTTAAGTTCGGAATCTACGTAAGCGATATAGACACGCTTGTCGTGGAGTTTTTTCATCACCACGATGAATGTCGTCAGCGCTATAAGGATAATAACAGCGCCGGCTATAATTATATTCTTCTTTACCGCCTCGAGGCGCAGTTCTTCCCTGCGCGAGGCAGGCAGAAGGTCTATTTTCACGTCTTCATTCTTTAATGCCAGGCCGAAGAGTTCCGTGAACGATGCATCGCCGCATTCCATCCTGGCGCCTTCGCGCACAGGTATATTATGCATCTGGTCTACAACCTCGACAGAAGCATTCAGTCTTACGGCTATAAGTCCTTTTAATTCATCTATGCGGGAAGAGACACCGGTCAATATTATTTTGCCGACAGAATGCTTCGACTCTTTTTTATACGCGGCCAGCGAGACGCTGATCTCTTTTATTATCCTCTCCGCCGCGGTCGCGGCAGTTTCCGGAGAGCATAAGGCTCCTCTGGTAAAGACAAGCTTATCCCCTGCGATGATATCGATATCGATGTGCCCTGAATCTATGTTTGCCAATAGGACGACCGCGTCCGACTGAGTGTGGTTGGCCGCGAGATACCACAGAAGGAGCGCCTCCGAGCTTAAGGAAACGGATTCCACCACAAGGCCTGAGTTCGTTAATGTCTGTATCTGAGCGCGCACGCCGTCGGCCTGCGCAACGGCTATCATGACGCTCGAATAGCCGTCTTCCTGCTTCTCTATAACGCGGTATCCGGACACCATTTCCTCATCGGCATATGGAACGTGCTTTGCCGATTCTATCGCGGCCATTTTTTTTATCTCAGCATCATCTGTGGACGGAAGCTTCAAGAATCTGACCGTTACGAGGTGCCTGGGTATATTAAGCCGCACGCGGCGGGGAATGCTAAGGGAGGTAAATATGCCTTTTATCTCTTCGGATACGTTTTCGACGGCGATCGTCTTCTTTAAGGCAAGCGCTGTCTGCCGAACGCCTTTAAGTTCGGGCGCCCACGCAAGTTTTATGAAATCGTCGCCCATCTCGAGCGCTATGAAGTCGTTCGTATCGTCGAAGACGTCTCTTATGTGCTCTGTCAACCGGGGTAATGTTTTGATAGTGTTCCTCCGAACTCTATATTAGAGCAACGGGATTTAGTTGTCAATTCTTTCGATTTCCAAACGTTCCCGAACCAGGCCTGTAGAAACAGTTTACATGCTCAAGCCTGACCGGGAAATCAATGCTCACGATAATATAAACACTTAGCGCCGCTCGTTTCGGATTTCGAAACGACCAAAACCACCGATTTGCCTATCTTCGAGCCTTTTACCAATCCCGTCGATTCGATCCTGAAAAAATTGGATTTTATTTTGAGCCGCCCTTTAAGCTCGGCGATCTGCGCGGCGGAAAGCTCCGGCAATACATTCTCTATCGAAACGTCGGAATTAAAACTATTGTCGTCCTTCGTCCCCTTCTCTTTGTCGGGGCCGTTACGAAGTTCGATTATCCTGTCGGCAAAGTAATCGGACGTTACCTTATCCTGCGCGGCGTCGGCCATAATAAGAATACTCAATACCTCTTTCAGCGCCGTATTTATATTTACCGTGAATTTAGCGGCATCGCCGTATATTGTTACATAAGGCTTCAGCTTATCGAATATCTTCCGGCTTATGCCTTTAACGAGCAGGAGCTCTTCTATAACGCTAAATGCGGCATGTTTGCACTTATATGGAGCCGGGAGGGATTCATAGTAACCGTCGTCTAAGCCCGTTCCGGAACTGCGCCACTGCACTATGTCGGAAGCGATCGTAGGGTCTTCACCGACATATATGAGGAGATTTTTTAAAATATTCTCGGGCGCAGTATTTATGTTAATCTTGCGCTCTTCATCGGACATCCCCGGATATACAGTTTCGCTTTCCTTATATGACACACTAAAAATACCGTCGGTAAGAGAGCCTTTGAATATGGCTTTCATCTCATCGGGGTCACTCGCCTCTTCGGCAGAAAAAGCTGTGCCGCACTCATAAATGGAATCTGCGGTACTCGGGCTTTTTGAAAAACGGTATTTCGCTTTTACAGCGCCGGCTTTTGCCAGATAAAGCGCTTTCGCGGAATCCATGTTGTATTTAGAAAGTCTCGCCTCCACTGACACGCGGAAGCCTATGCCCATCGCGAGGATGGCAAGTATCGCAAGTATCCATAAAGATGTTATAAATATCGCTCCGCGTTTATTTCCTATCATTCTTCCTCGCCCAAAATGCCTGTGGGGACAAAAACCGTTTTTCGGAATTCGCCCACTTTTATCCTGACACCACGCGGGACATCCTGCACGTTTTTTTCTTCCCACGCGTCACGCCATTCATATTCGTATTCGGTATTCGATAATTTTGCCTTGTAACAGTACTCGATCCCAAAATCTTTTTCATTAATATCCTTCAAGATTTCCGACGACCGGGCGTTGTCCTCGTTCAAGCCCTCCGCCGCTGTAGCGACGAGCCGCCGCAAACATTTTTTGTCCTTATCGTAAGCGTAAGTAACTCTCGCGAGCTCTTCGCGAAAACCGGTCTCGGGATCGGACACGCCTATTACGGTAATAAAAGACATCCTGTCGGCGGCGCCTTCAAAGTTTATCCTGCCTTCGTATTCCGCGCCGAAAACCGGCTTTGCAAGAGTTTCCGATTTCGGATAATATGCTACGGCGTTCTTAAGATCCGCCGCCACGGTACCAAAGAAAATCCTCAAGCTCTGGTTCTCCTCTATCATAGGCGAGGTTTTAAGCCAGACACGGATACCTGCGTTGAATGTGCTGTATATGCTTACGGCTATTACCGCAAATATCGTAACCGCGATAATAAGTTCGATGAAGGTAAAAGCCCTGTTGTGCCTCGGGATATTTTTTAGCGTCATTTTTTCTTATCCAGATATGTGTAAAGCGAATATTTATCCGGCGAGACGCCGGATATGTTTTTCCCATCGAATACGCTCAGTCTCACAGAACACAGGCCGTCCAAACGCTGATTTACCGGCGCGAGCGAAGAGGCCTCCACTTCCCAGCGATAGTTCTTATTGTCGGGGAAACTCCCGCTATCCTTATCATCTTCAATAACACCCCGTTCCTCAAAATCATACATCTTCTCTTCCAGAAGTATCGAGTGACGGAATATAACTCGCGAGCGATCGAGCATCTCCTTTGCCGTCGAGTACACCCTCATGACAAAGAGAAGCCCGCCGGTTATCACTACCACACTTGCCATGACTTCCAGAAGCAGAAAACCTCTCCTACTCTTCACCGATAACCTCTTTTATCCCGGCTCCAAAGCCGAAGCCTTTGACGGCGACGCTGTAACCGTTACCTTTCGCGTCAACCACCTCAAGCGATAACTCATCACAATGCCCGTCCGGGTAAAATAATACATGCTTCTTGTATTCTTCCTGCGTCTTTTGTGTAACGCCCGTTTTTGCGTCCCGGAAAAATAATCCCTGCGGCAGGAAAAAAACTTTACCGAACCGCTTATCCCCTTTTACATAAACTATACCTTCTGCCGAGGAATTGGATTCGAAAAGTTGATACGTGCGGCGGTTAAAATCAAAAGTTATCCTGTAGTTCTTCCTGTCGATAACAGCGCGTTCCTGAGCGTAGCTTACTAATTTGGATATGTTGAATACCGCGTCTTTGGCTGAAAGAGCCGCGAAGGTTTTTCTGAATAGAGGTATAGATAATCCGACGAGAGAAAGAATTATAACCGTTACGAGAGTCAACTCTATTAATGTGAATGCCCGGACTCGCGTCATCTAATCCTGCGTTTCCGTTTCAGTGGCGGTGGATGTCGTCGCTTCCCAGTTCGTCACATCGTCACCTTCTCCGCTGTTATCGACGCCGTCCTTGCCGAATGAGTAAAGGTCATAGTCGCCGTGCGTCCCGGGATAAGTATATTTATACTCATGGCCCCACGGATCGATGGCTTTTTTCTTAAGGTACGGCCCCTTGCCGTCCTTCTTTTCGAGGAGAACCTCGAGATTCTCGGAATATGAACCATGATCTATCTCATACAGGTCGAGCGCCGAGGATATATTCGCCTCTATGTCCGCCTTGGCGGCGGCACGCTTGGCCTGCTCAGTCCTGCCGGCAAGGCGCGGCATGACCATGGCTACAAGAGTACCTATAATGATGACCACAAGCATCAGCTCGACCAGTGTAAAACCTCTTCTATCTTTACGCTCCATCTCATCCTCCAATTTGCTGTTGCTTTTTACCTCGTCATAAAATTTATTTCAAATATCGGCAAAAGCATCGCTATCACTATAAACCCGACTACAACGCCGAGTGTAAGTATGAGCGCGGGCTCCAGAAGCGACATCATCATCTTGACCGCCTCGTCCGATTCCCTATCGTATCCCTGGGCCACCTTAAAAAGAGAGCGCTCGATATGGCCGGCCTCTTCTCCTATGGCGATGATATTCACCACCACCGGTGGTATCACTTTGCTGTTAAAAAGACCTTTTGAAAGAGACGCCCCTTCTTTTACGGCGCCATAAGCGCGCTCGAGCTCCTCTTTCATAACGGCATTGTCTATCGTATCCGAAGTCACCTTAAGCGATTCCAATATCGGGACGCCGTTCTCGAGAAGCGTGGCAAGTGTCCTGGCAAACCTGCCTATTTCGACTTTCATTATCAATTGGCCGAATATCGGCATCTTCAATTTCATGCGATCCATCGCCAGACGCCCTTCCTTAGTCGCGTATGTCTTGACGAGGAACGCGCCGATAAAAAATATTGCGATGGCGATAACCCACCAGTAGTTCTTTACCGTATTGCTTATGAAGAGAAGTATCTGCGTCGGCAGGGGAAGCGCTTGTCCAAGGTCGGAGAACATCACCATCATCTTCGGGATAACGAACGTCATCAGGACTATTATCGTGACAAGGCCTACGACCGACATTAGTATCGGATACGCCAGAGCCGTCTTTATCTTCGTCTCCACCTCAAGCTGTTTTTCTCCGAAGTCGGAAAGCCGTTTTAATATATTTTCCAGGGCTCCGCCCATCTCGCCGGAACGAACCATGCTGACGTAAAGATTTGAAAATACCCTCGGGTGGCGGCCGAGCGCGTTGGATAAAGGATTGCCGGCCACGCAAAAATCACGCACATCCATTATGACATATTTCAGCCGTTTATTGGATGTCTGGTCATGTAAAAGGTCGAGGGCCCTTACTATGGTAAGCCCTGATTCGAGAAGATCGGAAAGCTGTCGCGTAAAATTAGCTATGTCTTTCGACGATATCCTGCCGAACATGCCCGAGGCGGCACCTTCGGCTTGCTGTGTAACGGCGCTTTCCTCGTCGATCGATACGAGATAATATCCCATACCTGCTATCTTCTGGATCGCGGCGGATCTATTATCGGCGACAAGAACGCCTTTAACCGTTTCCTTCGGGTTCTTCTTCGCCTCATATAAAAATCGCGCCATAAAAACTCCGCTTTCCGGCTATTCCTCTATCTCTTCGAGCACTTCCTGCTGGGTAACCCTTATAACTTCGCTCGGAGTGGTCATGCCCATCACTATCTTTTCCCACCCATCCTGCCTGAGCGTTCTCATACCCAATTCTATCGCCTTCTTCTTTATCTGGTCGGAGGACGCCCTTTTCAAAACCAGTTCCCTTATCGGCTCGCTCATTTCAAGAATCTCATAGATCGCTGTCCGGCCTTTATATCCGGTAAATCTGCAGGCGTCGCACCCTTTGCCTTCATATATCTTTACGCGCAAGGCCTTGGAGCCGGAAACACCAAGCTCCCTTAAAAGCTCTTTGTCGGGCTTTATCTCATGTTTGCATTTAGAGCATATCACCCGGACGAGGCGTTGCGCGATGAAGCACTCCACCGCGGATGCCACAAGAAACGGCTCTACGCCCATATCTATAAGGCGCGTAACGCCGCCGGCCGCATCATTTGTATGTATAGTAGAGAATACGAGGTGGCCCGTCAGGGCTACCCTTATGGTGATCTCCGCAGTCTCGTAGTCCCTGACCTCTCCGACCATCATGACATCAGGGTCGTGGCGAAGCATCGAACGCAGGGCATTGGCGAATGTAAGTTCTATCTTCGGCTGAACCTGTATCTGTGTGATCCCCTTGAGTTGATATTCGATAGGATCTTCTATGGTTATTATTTTTCTGTCCTTGGTGTTTATTTTACTTAAAGAAGCGTAGAGTGTGGTCGTCTTACCGCTCCCTGTAGGCCCGGTAACGAATATTATCCCGTGCGGCATCTTGAGTAGCCTCTCGAGGACATCCTGGTCTTTCTTTAAAAGCCCAAGGTTCTCGAGACCGAAGCGTATGTTGCCGGATAGTATTCGGATCACAACACTTTCACCGAAAGGCGTAGGTAATATCGAAACCCTCAAATCAACCTCTTCGGCGCCTATGCGTATCTTTATCCTGCCGTCCTGCGGCAGGCGCCGCTCCGATATATCGAGATTGGCCATTATCTTGATACGCGATATTATCGCCGACTGGTAATGTTTTATAGATTGCGGGACCTTCGTTTCGTGGAGGATGCCATCTATCCTGTACCTGACGAGAAGTTCGTCCTCGTACGGCTCTATGTGTATATCGGTCGCCCTGTCTCTGCATCCCTCGAGGAGTATCTGGTTGACGAATTTTATTATCGACGCGTCTTCGGCGCTCTCTCCTACGTCCTGGGTCTCCTGCGCCTGAACGCTCGCACTGCGCTCGAGCGACGCATCCGGCGCCATTTTTTCTATCGTTTCGGCGCCGACGCCGTAATATTTTTTTATCATCTCAAGTATCTCACGCCGCGATGCCAGGACGGCGCGGATCTCGCTCTTTAAAAGAAGCCGTATGTCGTCGATCGTGTGAATATCAAGAGGGTTGGACATTGCCACCGTAATGGTATCGTCCTTTATCTCTACGGGGATCAATTCATAATGGCACGCGAACTTCGCGGGTATCTTATTTATTACGGAAGGATCTATTTTTATATCTTTGAGTTTTATGTATTCGACGCCGGATTGCTCCGACAGTATGCGATAGAAATCGTTCTCGTTCACAAGGCCCAGTTTTATCAATATGTCGCCTATGCGCTTTTGCGAATGTTCCTGCTCGGCAAGCGCTCTCTCCAGGGCCTCAACGGTGATAATGCCCTTCTGTATAAGAAGTTGTCCTATAAGATCCGTCTCTTTGAAACTCATAATTCTCCCCGTTAGGTCATAATATGTATGATATATAGATTATACTTGCCAATCCCCGCAAAAGCAAGCGACGGATGCCGCGGGTAACGCTTTTACTATTCGAGCGAACGAGGTGAGCAAACACGGAACTTCCTTGCACGAAAAACCTTTGCCCACCTACGAGGAGAAATCACTTAGACAGGTTTCACCTCGTAGGTGATTCCGCCAACCTTACTCCCTCGGTATTTTTTTCACTGCCTACGTTTATTCTTGCGCTCCGCGCGGCGATGAAATATAATCTATGGCACAAGGGAGGCAGTAATGCTAAAACTATTCAGAAGCAAACACGTTACCAAAATAGTCCTGTGGGGACTACTCATACTGATATTACCCGCGTTTGTTCTGTGGGGAACCGGCAATACGGGGCGCTCGACTAAAGGCGGCCCGAAATATGTCGGCATTATAGAGAACAGGAAGGTATCTTTCGAAAATTTCGCGGACAGCCTTTACAGTATACGCTGTCAGGTGGTCTTAAACTATTATGGCCGCCCTGAAACCCTCGACGCGATACTGGGTAATAAAGAGTTCCTCGGAAAACTCGCCTGGGATCGGCTTATAATGCTGCAGAAGGCGCGCGCGGCAAGAATAAAGGTTTCGGATAAAGAGGTTGTAGGCTTCATAACATCGCATCCCCTCTTTCTGCGAAACGGAAAATTCGACGATCATATATATCAGTATTTCCTGAAAAATTCCCTGGGGATTTATCCCAGGAGTTTCGAAGAGCTCGTCAGGGAAAACCTGATGATACAGAAACTTACCGATATTATAACTAAAGATGTAAAGATAGCCGATGAAGAGATTGCGGCGGACTACGGGCGCGATAATTCGCGATTCGCTATATCCTACATAACGATACCTCTAAAGGACTTCACGGGCAAAATAACCGTAACCGACGGAGAAATCGTTGCTCTCCATAAGAAGCATGAAAAAGATTTCATGTTCCAGGCCAAAGACGCAACCGGCAAAAAAGGCGTAAAGAGACAGGCAACCCTGGAAGAAGCCAGGGAAACGATAAGAACCTTACTGGTTGAAGATAAGGCCAGGCCGCTGGCGGAGGAAAAAGCAAACGCGGTATGCGAAGAAATAAACGGATTGATATCCGGAAAAAAGCTATCGTTCGAGGATGCGGCATCTAAACTCGGCTTTAAAGCGCAAGCTTCGGGACTATTCGGCAGGACGGATAGCGTCGAAGATATAGGAGAGATGGCGCCTATAATACCTGTGGCCACAGCGCTCAAAAAAGACGAAATTTCAAAACCGGTTGGAGTTAAAAAAGGCTTCTTGGTATTTACAGTTTCCCAGACGCAGGCCTTCGACCCGGAAAAATTCAAGAAAGAGAAAGACGATTATTCGCGGATAGCGCTTGCCGTTAAAAAGAACGCCTATATGGAAGATTGGCTGAGAGAGCGCGAAAAAGGCGCAAAACTTAATATCGATCTTCGAGATTACGAAAAATATTACAAATAATCAAACGTTCCCCAGGTATACGTATTTGAGCTTCTTCCTCGCTATCCGCTCCGCCTGCTTCAGCGAGTCAACAGGCGTGGGCGGCAAGGACAGTTGGTAGCACGGAAAATACCGCGAGAAGTGGAGCGGTACTTCCGGCCCTACGTTGTCATATATCCAGTCAACCATCCTCGTTATCATCTCCGGAGAATCATTAAGCGTCGGTATCAATAAATTAGTAAGTTCGATATGACAGCTCTTGTGCGAACGTTTTATCACCTCGAGAACCGGCCGCAGACTACCCTTACATACCTTGGAGTAAAACACTTCATCGAATGATTTCAGGTCGATGTTCATGGCGTCTATGTATGGGAGCATCCCCTCGAGCGGGGCCATATTAACATAACCATTCGTAACAAGGACGTTCGCGAGAGCCGACCGCTTCGCCAGTTTCGCCGTCTCCAATACAAATTCATACCATATGAACGGTTCATTGTAGGTATACGCGATGCCGAAAGATTTCGCATCCTTCGCTTTTTCTACGGCCTGCTCGGCTGTTATGTCCTGGACGGGGGCATCAAGCTCCTGCGATATGTGCCAGTTCTGACAGAATTCGCAATGGAGATTGCATCCTTTCGTTCCGAGAGAAAATATGTATTCGCCGGGGTGGTAATGATAAAGGGGCTTTTTTTCTATGGGGTCGAGAGCTATACCTGTAGTTTTATTGTAAACTTCCGTATATAACGTGCCGGAGCGGTTTATTCTGACACCGCATGAGCCTCTGAGGCCGTCGGAGATGAGACAATTATACGGACACAGGTGGCATTGCACTTTACTGCCGTCGAGTTTCTCGTAGTATAGGGCTTCTTTCATCCGTCCTCCCTATTTAAGAAATGTCTTCAACTCCTTCATGAACTGGCCGACATCCCTGAACTGCCTGTAAACGGAAGCGAACCTGACATACGCTATCTCATCTATCTCGTGCAAACCGCGCATTACGAACTCGCCGATCTCTTTTGAAGCCACTTCAGTCTCGTCCTTCTTGCCGAGACGGCGCTCTATGTCGTCGACGAGCTTCTCGATGCGCTTAACGCTTATGGGGCGCTTTTCGCAGGCAACCATCACGCCATTAACCAGCTTCTCCCTGTTAAATGGTTCCCTGCGGCCGTCCTTCTTCACGACCATAAGAGGAACGCGCTCGACATACTCATAGGTCGTGAAACGCTTCTTGCACTTAAGACACTGCCGCCTGCGCCGCACGCTCGAACCGTTGCCCGGCGTTCGCGAGTCGATTACACTGTCTTTCCTGGATCCGCAATACGGACATCTCATAACGCTTCCTTACAAATTTTTCGTTTCCCTCAAGAAGAAGACCCGCAGGGATTCGTGCCAAGCGGGGCGTAAAATTTCGAGCAGATGCGAGAAATTTTCTCGCAGCGAAATTTTGCATGGCCAAAATTTCGCGTCCCGCGAGGCATGAATCCCGAAAGGGTCTTCCTCCGGGGAGCGAAAAATTCTACTGGTGCGTGTGCTCGCTTAAACGCTTGATCCTCTTCAGCATGTTCGGATGCGTGCTCAGAAGCTCCATCATCTTATCGCCGAAATTAAGTTTCACGGTCTTTTTCTGCAATGCCATAAGTTCGCTCTCGGAGATCGTGCCGCTCCTGTCGAGATCAAGGTCTTTCAACTCTTTAAGCTCATACATCGCTCTCGACGGGTCATTGGCAAAAAAAGCTTTCATCCCCTCAACGTCCTTGATGGCCTCTTTCGGCATCCTGGCCGAGCCATACACGAGCTTGTACAAAGCCGACGCAAGTTGCGACGGCTTATTACCCAGCTCGACCGAGCCCTTATCCGCGAAATATTCGCGTATCCTGGAAGCGTAAAGGACCAGAAGGTTAGTAAGAAAATAGAACAAAAAGGCCGCCAACCCTATCAGCATCCCGTTCGACTGCTCCCTATCTCTCCTGTCCCCAAAGAACAGGAATTGCCACGCTATCCTGTATAGAATTATAGGTATGACGGATAATAATGTTATCGTCAGGACATCGCGGTTCTTTATGTGGCTCATCTCATGGCCAAGCACCGCCCTGAGCTCATCCCTGTCGAGGAGCCCCATAATCCCTTCGGTTACGCATATGCGCCCATCTTTTATCGACCTGCCGAAGGCAAACGCGTTGGGCACCGATATTTTGGCTATGCCTATACGCGGCGCCGGTATATTCGCCGTAGCGGCGAGGGAACGAACCATCGTTTCCAGCTCAGGGTTCTCTCCGGGCTTCAGGTACTTGACCCGCATAGACCACTCTATAAGTTTCGGGCCCATCATATATTGTATCAGCATCATAACCAGCGATAACACGAGATAAAAATAGAAGTTGCCGATACCAAGTTGCGTGCCGATAACTGTTATTATCGCATAGATTATGCCGAGCAGAACCGTTGTCAATAACCACATCCTTAACCTCAAAGCCCACATCGTATTACCCTCCTTTTAAAACTATGCTTGGATGAAAATCTCTCTGGCCGCCAATGCCGCGGCGCCCAGCACAACACCGTCTTCTCCCAGGAAGCTCGGCGATATCTTCACCATGGCCGCCGGTTCCTCGAAAGCGAATTTTTTAACCGCATTTTTAAGCGGATCAAAGAGCATATCTCCGGCCGCCTCCATACCGCCGCCTATAATAACAAGCGATGGATTCAAAAGATTTATCATATACGCTATCCTGACGCCCAGGTCGCCGCCCGCCTTTTCAAGAAGGGCCACAGCTTCCTTATCGCCCTTTTTCGCGGCGTTTATGACGGTATCTTTGGTTATATTCTCCGCCTTGCCCTTCGCAAGTTCCAGCATATCTCCGGCGCCGCCCGCCTTCGCGGCCTTCCGCGCTTCATGCGCCACACCCAGATCCACACCCCACGGTCTAAGATAAGCGAACTCTTTTACATAATCCTTCTCG
This portion of the Candidatus Omnitrophota bacterium genome encodes:
- the nrdR gene encoding transcriptional regulator NrdR: MRCPYCGSRKDSVIDSRTPGNGSSVRRRRQCLKCKKRFTTYEYVERVPLMVVKKDGRREPFNREKLVNGVMVACEKRPISVKRIEKLVDDIERRLGKKDETEVASKEIGEFVMRGLHEIDEIAYVRFASVYRQFRDVGQFMKELKTFLK
- a CDS encoding zinc metalloprotease HtpX gives rise to the protein MWALRLRMWLLTTVLLGIIYAIITVIGTQLGIGNFYFYLVLSLVMMLIQYMMGPKLIEWSMRVKYLKPGENPELETMVRSLAATANIPAPRIGIAKISVPNAFAFGRSIKDGRICVTEGIMGLLDRDELRAVLGHEMSHIKNRDVLTITLLSVIPIILYRIAWQFLFFGDRRDREQSNGMLIGLAAFLFYFLTNLLVLYASRIREYFADKGSVELGNKPSQLASALYKLVYGSARMPKEAIKDVEGMKAFFANDPSRAMYELKELKDLDLDRSGTISESELMALQKKTVKLNFGDKMMELLSTHPNMLKRIKRLSEHTHQ